A genomic stretch from Lathyrus oleraceus cultivar Zhongwan6 chromosome 2, CAAS_Psat_ZW6_1.0, whole genome shotgun sequence includes:
- the LOC127123290 gene encoding phosphoenolpyruvate carboxylase 4: MGFSVFSRVSRFSSSREKKNNNLAYNNIFLSSMNPKQESPQLPGIAPYRVVLGNVKDKLERSRRRLELLLEDVACDYDPLDYYETADQLLEPLLLCYESLQSYGSGVLADGRLADLIRRVATFGMVLMKLDLRQESGRHADTLDAITTYLDMGTYSEWDEEKKLDFLTRELKGKRPLVPVSIEVPADVKEVLDTFQIAAELGSDSLGAYVISMASSASDVLAVELLQKDARLAATGELGRACPGGTLRVVPLFKTVKDLREAGSVIRKLLSIDWYHEHVIKNHNGHQEVMVGYSDSGKDAGRFTAAWELYKAQEDVVAACNDYGIKVTLFHGRGGSIGRGGGPTYLAIQSQPPGSVMGTLRSTEQGEMVEAKFGLPQIAVRQLEIYTTAVLLATLRPPLPSSCGWIHRI, translated from the exons ATGGGATTTTCTGTATTTTCTCGAGTATCAAGGTTTTCTAGTTCACGTGAAAAGAAAAATAACAACTTGGCATATAATAACATTTTTTTATCTTCCATG AATCCCAAACAGGAAAGTCCTCAACTTCCTGGAATTGCTCCTTATAGAGTTGTCTTGGGAAATGTAAAGGATAAG CTTGAGAGGAGCCGTAGACGGTTAGAACTTCTTCTTGAGGATGTTGCATGTGACTACGATCCTTTGGATTATTATGAAACTGCTGACCAGCTTTTGGAACCTCTGCTTCTCTGCTATGAATCTCTG CAATCATACGGATCCGGGGTGCTAGCTGATGGTCGACTTGCTGATCTCATTCGTAGAGTTGCTACCTTTGGAATGGTTCTAATGAAGCTTGACTTGCGCCAG GAATCAGGGAGACATGCTGACACGCTTGATGCAATCACAACGTATTTGGATATGGGTACTTACAGTGAATGGGATGAAGAAAAGAAATTAGATTTCTTAACCAGAGAGCTGAAAGGGAAGAGGCCACTAGTTCCTGTCAGTATAGAG GTCCCGGCTGATGTTAAAGAAGTCTTGGATACATTCCAAATTGCTGCTGAACTAGGGAGTGATTCACTTGGAGCTTATGTGATCTCTATGGCCTCAAGT GCAAGTGATGTTCTTGCAGTTGAGCTTTTACAAAAGGATGCACGGCTCGCTGCTACTGGAGAGTTGGGAAGAGCATGTCCTGGTGGAAC GTTGCGGGTTGTCCCTCTATTTAAAACCGTGAAGGACCTAAGAGAAGCTGGTTCAGTTATCCGGAAACTTTTATCAATAGACTGGTACCACGAACACGTCATTAAGAATCACAACGGTCATCAAGAG GTTATGGTTGGATATTCTGATTCTGGTAAAGATGCTGGACGCTTCACTGCTGCATGGGAACTTTACAAAGCTCAGGAGGATGTTGTTGCTGCTTGCAATGATTACGGTATTAAAGTTACACTGTTCCATGGCCGTGGAGGCAGTATTGGCCGGGGTGGTGGCCCTACATATCTGGCTATTCAATCCCAGCCACCCGGATCTGTGATG GGCACACTTCGGTCTACTGAGCAGGGAGAAATGGTAGAGGCCAAGTTTGGGTTACCACAGATAGCTGTTAGACAACTTGAAATATACACAACCGCAGTACTACTCGCAACTCTTCGTCCGCCTCTCCCATCAAGTTGTGGTTGGATTCATAGAATCTGA
- the LOC127123291 gene encoding CDP-diacylglycerol--glycerol-3-phosphate 3-phosphatidyltransferase 1, chloroplastic-like: TAATAAVKPLFLSFSNSFTSRNFHQHKRFRYTSSATKFPISNKPPSFSANLGLSGKALVSTVPPQPEPEQEQEQPQSSKLLTLPTILTLGRVAAVPLLVATFYLDGWQGTVATTTIFIAASVTDWLDGYIARKMNLKSSFGAFLDPVADKLMVAATLVLLCTRPLDVGLFAQAPWLLPIPAIAIIGREVMNAYLTSNACFTNKLFFTSLGTV; this comes from the exons ACCGCCGCCACCGCCGCCGTCAAACCCCTCTTCCTCTCATTCTCAAACTCCTTCACCTCCAGAAACTTCCACCAACACAAACGCTTCAGATACACCTCCTCCGCAACTAAATTCCCAATTTCCAATAAACCCCCCTCTTTCTCCGCCAATTTGGGGCTTTCTGGAAAAGCCCTAGTTTCTACCGTTCCACCACAGCCAGAACCagaacaagaacaagaacaaccACAATCTTCCAAATTGCTCACTCTACCCACCATTCTCACTCTTGGCCGTGTCGCCGCCGTGCCGCTTCTTGTTGCCA CTTTCTATTTGGATGGTTGGCAAGGAACAGTAGCTACTACCACAATCTTCATTGCTGCTTCTGTTACAGATTGGCTTGATGGTTACATTGCTCGCAAG ATGAATTTAAAATCTTCATTTGGTGCATTCTTAGATCCTGTAGCTGATAAG CTTATGGTTGCTGCCACATTGGTTTTATTATGTACTAGACCTTTGGATGTTGGTTTGTTTGCACAAGCACCCTGGTTACTACCTATACCTGCCATTGCCATCATTGGCAGAGAGGTAATGAATGCTTATCTGACTTCTAATGCATGCTTTACTAATAAGCTCTTCTTTACATCACTGGGAACTGTGTGA